CGCAAACGCGAAATCCGCCTGCAAGATTTGGCCGTTGCCAATGCGTTCATGACCCTGCAGGCCGTCGAACTCGGACTCGGCACCTGCTGGATCGGCGCCTACAACGCCTGGAAAATCCGCCGCCTGCTCAAAATACCGGAGTCCGCCGAAGTGCATTCAGTGCTCGCGATCGGCTACCCGCATTACACTCCGGCCGCCACCGAGCGCAAGCCCGCCGCCGAAATCTTCTGCTCCGAGGACTTCAACACCCCGCTCTGAGGCTTGCTGATAAAGGCCGCTGTTGCGATGATCGACAGCAATTTCTCCAAGTCTCATTTCGGGGAGCGAAACCTGTTGTTGTCATTGCGAGGAGCGAACTCCCCCTGTCATCGCACAGTTTCAGTGCCGCCACAACTCCGAACGAACGCTTTCTGGTCGCGCCCGTCATGTCCTCTTCGTTCCAATCGCAATTTCCCCGCTGTTCACGCGCACTTGCCTTTGATCCCTACCGGGCACGCCGCTTGCTCTCAATTCGTAATGGTGGGAAGTTTTTATTGACCGTCGCCGGGAGGGCGTTAGATTCCAAGCATGAATGCTTTTGGCCCATTTCTTCAGGAGGCACGGATGCCCCGACTTTTGCTGCAAATTCTGGCACTCATGCTATTAACCTCGCTCGTCTACGCGCAATCGGGCCGCGGCGACCGGGGCGAGCGCGATGACCGCTCCCAGCGCGGCGTGACGCGCATCTATTCCTACGACAACCAGCCGCCGCGCCAACTCGTCGATTGCCCGACCGCCGCCACCATGCCGCGCGCCAGCTTCGACGTGCAACTCCGCGCCTCGGCCAACGGCTCGCTCGTCGGTCAGACCACCATCGGCTTGCACCGCCGCTTTATGGTCGGGATGTCCTACGGCGGCGAGAAAATCCTCGGCGACGTCGGCGCCGACTGGTACGACGAAGTCGAGTTTCTCGTCAAGTACCAACTGATTACCGAGACGATATATATGCCCGCCATCGCCTTGGGCTACGAGGGCCAGGGCTATGGCCGCTATTATAACGATCTCAAGCGGTTTATGTACAAGTCCAAAGGCTTTTATGGTGTCGTATCTAAAGGATAC
The Candidatus Zixiibacteriota bacterium genome window above contains:
- a CDS encoding nitroreductase family protein, whose product is RKREIRLQDLAVANAFMTLQAVELGLGTCWIGAYNAWKIRRLLKIPESAEVHSVLAIGYPHYTPAATERKPAAEIFCSEDFNTPL